One window of Dehalobacterium formicoaceticum genomic DNA carries:
- a CDS encoding IS1182 family transposase, producing the protein MNNTYYNQFFEIGQQAVNFNLYQIGLPADDPVYTLKKVMEELDFSGLIARYSTKGRKGYNPIMMFAILTYANMRGVKAVDRIVELCERDIAFLWLSKGEKPKRDAFYDFINNKLNKEILEGLHYHFIRLLQREGLVTLKSLFIDGTKIEANANRYTFVWRGSINYHLAGLLDKVDELYSRYNTLITEAGYDKKYGLREEKMFVIEGMDRVREIIQKNRERKKTNQKKISNNTILEIDNISPLELLKLQTNLTKTAKGENLSFVSGKGQQKSEIQKLYEEIEECGNRLLKYQNHFKIMGATRNSYSKTDLEATFMRMKDDHMLNGQLKPAYNVQIAVENYFIIHTHISNDRTDYNTLIPVLEKHKDAFGKTLEEVTADSGYSSEQNLSYLEEEGIKSYIKLQTHEKMKTRAYKNEIGRHYNMEKVEEGSTRYYLCSDGRKLIHERTEIKRQNELKRTFEVYACSDCSGCTLKAQCLYQYDEERDINKNKIMKVNEAWEELKAKSHENIQSEKGILNRQIRSIQTEGHFGDIKENDKFRRFNYRSSKKVYKEFMMYSFGRNLNKYHKFIKGKIKEFEGKTSEVAA; encoded by the coding sequence ATGAACAATACATATTATAATCAATTTTTCGAGATAGGGCAACAAGCAGTTAACTTTAATCTGTATCAGATAGGATTACCAGCAGACGACCCCGTCTATACCCTTAAAAAAGTAATGGAGGAACTTGATTTTTCTGGTCTCATCGCCAGATATTCTACCAAGGGAAGAAAAGGCTATAATCCTATTATGATGTTTGCGATACTGACTTATGCAAATATGAGGGGAGTTAAAGCTGTTGACCGAATTGTGGAACTATGCGAACGAGACATCGCCTTTCTGTGGTTGTCTAAGGGTGAAAAGCCCAAGCGTGATGCTTTCTATGACTTCATAAACAACAAACTCAACAAAGAAATCCTTGAAGGTCTTCACTATCATTTCATCAGACTCCTTCAGCGAGAAGGTCTTGTAACGCTTAAGAGCTTGTTCATAGACGGCACAAAGATCGAAGCCAATGCCAACCGATACACCTTCGTATGGCGTGGCAGCATAAACTATCATTTGGCAGGACTGCTTGATAAGGTTGATGAACTTTATTCAAGATACAACACCCTCATCACAGAAGCCGGCTACGACAAAAAATATGGACTGAGGGAAGAAAAAATGTTCGTCATCGAAGGGATGGACAGGGTTCGGGAAATCATCCAAAAGAATCGGGAACGCAAGAAGACCAATCAAAAGAAAATATCTAATAACACCATCTTGGAGATCGACAACATATCTCCATTGGAATTATTGAAACTGCAGACAAACCTCACGAAAACAGCCAAGGGAGAAAACTTGAGTTTTGTATCTGGTAAAGGACAGCAAAAATCCGAAATCCAAAAACTTTACGAAGAGATTGAAGAGTGTGGAAACCGCCTGCTCAAATACCAAAATCACTTTAAGATAATGGGTGCAACTCGAAACAGTTATTCAAAGACGGATCTTGAGGCGACCTTCATGCGCATGAAGGACGACCATATGTTAAATGGACAGCTCAAACCAGCATACAACGTACAGATAGCTGTAGAAAACTACTTCATCATCCATACCCACATCAGCAATGACAGAACCGATTACAACACGCTCATCCCAGTGCTGGAAAAACACAAGGATGCTTTCGGAAAAACACTGGAAGAAGTCACAGCAGACAGCGGATACAGCAGTGAACAAAATCTGAGTTATCTAGAGGAAGAAGGCATTAAGAGCTACATCAAACTGCAAACCCACGAAAAAATGAAGACAAGAGCCTATAAAAATGAAATCGGCCGACACTACAACATGGAGAAGGTCGAAGAAGGTTCCACACGTTATTATCTATGCAGTGATGGGAGAAAACTTATTCACGAGAGAACAGAAATCAAAAGACAGAACGAATTGAAACGCACCTTTGAAGTGTATGCCTGCAGCGACTGTAGCGGCTGTACACTCAAGGCGCAATGCCTTTATCAATATGACGAAGAAAGAGATATAAACAAGAACAAAATCATGAAGGTTAATGAGGCTTGGGAAGAGCTAAAGGCAAAGTCACACGAAAACATACAAAGTGAAAAGGGAATTCTCAACCGCCAAATCCGATCAATCCAGACAGAAGGTCATTTTGGTGATATCAAGGAGAACGACAAGTTCAGGCGATTCAATTATCGCAGCTCCAAAAAGGTATACAAAGAATTTATGATGTATTCATTTGGACGAAATCTAAACAAATACCATAAATTCATAAAAGGAAAAATCAAAGAATTTGAGGGTAAAACTTCCGAGG